From Fundulus heteroclitus isolate FHET01 chromosome 14, MU-UCD_Fhet_4.1, whole genome shotgun sequence, the proteins below share one genomic window:
- the LOC118565927 gene encoding transmembrane protein 272-like → CIVTLFLFCWFIAGNVWVYSVYQPSYIKNATDVSSYCNKTLYLVAFSVITALNILLGLLLLLATCCALCIYCCISSFQTCFSNIIHADDDVPADDDISGDSAE, encoded by the exons TGCATAGTGACCCTGTTCCTCTTCTGTTGGTTCATCGCTG GTAACGTTTGGGTTTACTCCGTTTACCAGCCCAGCTACATCAAGAATGCTACGGATGTGAGCTCCTACTGCAACAAGACGCTCTACCTGGTCGCCTTCTCGGTCATCACGGCGCTCAACATCCTTCTGGGTCTCTTACTTCTGTTAGCTACCTGCTGTGCCCTCTGCATTTACTGCTGCATTTCATCCTTCCAGACCTGTTTCTCTAACATCATCCATGCCGACGATGACGTCCCTGCCGACGATGACATCTCTGGCGATTCTGCAGAATAA